The Pseudomonas kermanshahensis genome includes a window with the following:
- a CDS encoding thiazole synthase, producing the protein MSNVRSDKPFTLAGRTFQSRLLVGTGKYRDMEETRLAIEASGAEIVTVAVRRTNIGQNPGEPNLLDVLPPDRYTILPNTAGCYDAVEAVRTCRLARELLDGHNLVKLEVLADQKTLFPNVIETLKAAEVLVKDGFDVMVYTSDDPIIARQLAEAGCIAVMPLAGLIGTGLGICNPYNLQIILEESKVPVLVDAGVGTASDATIAMEMGCEAVLMNSAIAHAQQPVLMAEAMKHAIVAGRLAYLAGRMPKKLYASASSPLDGLIK; encoded by the coding sequence ATGAGCAACGTTCGTAGCGACAAGCCCTTTACCCTGGCCGGGCGCACTTTCCAGTCGCGCCTGCTGGTCGGCACCGGCAAATACCGTGACATGGAAGAAACCCGCCTGGCCATCGAGGCCTCGGGTGCCGAGATCGTCACCGTCGCTGTGCGCCGTACCAACATCGGTCAGAACCCGGGCGAGCCGAACCTGCTCGATGTGCTGCCACCCGACCGTTACACCATCCTGCCGAACACTGCGGGCTGCTACGACGCTGTCGAAGCCGTGCGCACTTGCCGCCTGGCCCGTGAACTGCTGGATGGCCACAACCTGGTCAAGCTGGAAGTGCTGGCCGACCAGAAAACCTTGTTCCCCAACGTGATCGAAACCCTCAAGGCCGCCGAAGTGTTGGTCAAGGACGGTTTCGACGTGATGGTCTACACCAGCGACGACCCGATCATCGCCCGTCAGCTGGCCGAAGCGGGCTGTATTGCGGTCATGCCACTGGCTGGCCTGATCGGTACCGGCCTGGGCATCTGCAACCCCTACAACCTGCAGATCATCCTCGAAGAATCCAAGGTGCCGGTGCTGGTCGATGCCGGCGTGGGTACTGCCTCCGACGCCACCATCGCCATGGAGATGGGCTGCGAGGCGGTGCTGATGAACTCGGCCATCGCCCATGCCCAGCAACCGGTGTTGATGGCTGAAGCCATGAAGCACGCCATCGTGGCAGGTCGCCTGGCCTACCTGGCCGGCCGCATGCCGAAGAAACTCTATGCCAGCGCCTCTTCGCCGCTGGATGGTCTGATCAAGTAA